Within Triticum dicoccoides isolate Atlit2015 ecotype Zavitan chromosome 1B, WEW_v2.0, whole genome shotgun sequence, the genomic segment aattcctccagtatcaacTAATCTGTGATagacatagctctgtccatgttactcttcctgctcctttcctttttgattaccaggcaaaaggaagatattatgttaccagggaggaagcagctgaacacgaggggagagcggaggcggctcgccaacatgccgcggctcaggaggcatttgctgctgcatctcagtatgaccccagttacaactacagaTATCAGCCAtgctacccttggcattagaccaacttaggccaaaagcctaagcttgggggagtacgtatttctcaccaactttacattcatgttgacacactattctagtcatcgatgctcatactctttcattgtattatccattgcatattctagcttagtccagtgcacatgcactattattattattatacacattgttcggtcgtgcaagtgaaaggcaataatgacgatataagatggaatgattgagatgagagaagctggtatgaacttgacctctcttgtttttgtaaatatgatgagttcatcgttcctggttcagcttattatgaagtaaacatatttgcaatgacatttagagattatagttgcttgtgccatgcttgattagctatgagttataatggttttaccttgcgtgtcaacatgctattaaaatgattatgatatggtatgatgggatggtatccttctttgaatgaattgagtgactcgacttggcacatgttcacgcatgtagttgaaacaaatcaacatagccttcatgatatttatgttcatggtggattatatcctactcatgcttgtactcggtgtgaattaattttgatgcatgttcatgactattgtcgctctctcagttggtcgcttcccagtcttttgctagccttcacctgtagtaagcgggaatactgcttgtgcatccaaactccataaaccccaaagttgttccatatgagtccaccataccttcctatatacggtatttacctgccgttccaagtaaatttgtatgtgccaaagtccaaaccttcaaatgaaattatgttttataTGCTCgatcagctcatgtttcaactagagttgcctatatcttccatgctaggtgggttattctcaagaggagtggactccgctcctcattcacaagaaagggacggtaaccgggatgcccagtcccatgatccaaaaatatcaaagcaaatcaatttaattaaacaaaactcccccagggttgttgttagttagaggcactcgttgtttcgagcaagccatggattgatgcttgttggtgtttgggaactgcctataatgcatgtagtatgaaagatattgccatctcatagttgtggcgttgacagcgaaagtatgccgctcaaaatgttattcaatctctattttaaaatcgagctctggcacctctacaaatccctacttccctctgcgaagggcctatctatttacttttatattgagtcatcatccctcttattaaaaagcacctgccggagagcacactgtcatttccattcattactattggtttacattgggtatgacttgactggatctcttttaccatgaattgcaatgtttagtcagtccttgatctttaaaggtgctctgcatttatgttttgcggtctcaaaaagggccagcgagataccattttgttatatcatgttatgattgttttgaggaactgttgtcatccgagttttattattatggctcgctagctgattatgtcattgatatgagtaattgtgagacctaggtgttattgtatGTATGATTAGtatataatatttgctgaaacctgaatgctagctttgcatgtttacaacaacaagagcaaacaaagtttgtaaaagttttctttatcactttcagtttatcaattaaattgcttgaggacaagcaaaggtttaagcttgggggagttgatacgtctccaacgtatctacttttccaaacacttttgcccttattttggactctaacttgcatgatttgaatgaaactaacccggactgacgctgttttcagcagaactgccatgatgttgtattatgtgtagaaaacaaaaagtTCTcgcaatgacctgaaaatccacggagacaagttttggaaaatataaaaaatactggcgaaagaatcaagaccagggggcccacaccctgtccacgagggtggggcgcgcccaccccccgtgcgtgccccctgtctcgtgggccccctgacgctccaccgacctcaactccaactccatatattccgtttcacggagaaaaaaatcaagtagaaagtatcatcgcgttttatgatacggagccgccgtcaagccctaatctctctcgggaggctgatctggagtctgttcggggctccggagagggggattcatcgctgtcatcatcatcaaccatcctccatcaccaattttatgatgctcaccgccgtacgtgagtaattccatcgtaggcttgctggacggtgatgggttggatgagatttaccatgtaatcaagttagttttgttagggtttgatccctagtatccactatgttctgagattgatgttgctatgactttgctatgcttaatgcttggcacTAGGGCTCGAGtaccagatttgaacctattatgttttcatgaatatatgtgtgttcttgatcccatcttgcaagtctatagtcacctattatgtgttatgatccgacaaccccgaagtgacaataatcgggatacttctcggtgatgaccatagtttgaggagttcatgtattcactatgtgttaatgctttggtccggttctttattaaaaggaggccttaatatcccttagttttcgctaggaccccgctgccacgggagggtaggacaaaagatgccatgcaagttcttttccataagaacgtatgactatattcggaatacatgcctacattacattgatgaactggagctagttctgtgtcaccctatgttatagctattacatgaggaattgcatccgacataattatccatcactgatccaatgcctacaagcttttcacatattgtgcttcgcttatttacttttccgttgctactgttacaattcctacaaaactattatctttactttttccaccgttaccattactatgatacccctttgctactaaatactttgctgcagatactatgttatccaggtgtggttgaattgataactcaactgctaatacttaagaatattctttggctccccttgtgtcgaatcaataaatttgggttgaatactttaccctcgaaagctgttgcgattccctgcacttgtgggttatcagccatcaggcatatcaccctgaaacaaagcagagagatgacatgttttgtacgtgtataaacaaagatgataactgtgctgtcaatttccatccaatttcaaattagaaaataaagagtaagttcaaaatatcaataacataatttggcattgttcataatgcggggagttcaccacactactagattaccatgttaatataacaagcatagatgaagggcaaagacaatcattgtatctattttggttaatgtgtatggcatgttgttcatatcatcaaccacatcagtaagataaaacaagagATGAAAAGttgcaaatgtgggctgcttcaccacacactgaattatagatccacaaaaacaagcatacatatagggagtattgagtaatgtgcatgatatgaataaggaatttggttttacaagtaaaacttagaacttacgattcttgcgaacatgcattttgatagaaacaggaaactaaatagcagtaaacgatagggagtataagCAAAtttaacagcagttgaggataaaggctttagaaggaatgacttacattaacagttaacaccggctttataatgcccttctccatgtcaagggaaggataactcaagaatttcagcacaaaatcttcttcataagcattgcctgtactttacattttgtagagagtaattatagatatgataatactggaagggatagagaatAATGAAGATTGGTTAATTTCATCATACATTACGTCTATATATGTTGGTTACCTTAAATAGAGTTCTTGTCGTTATTCGAGGTATTATTGTCTATAAGTGATGGCTTATTCATGGATGATTGATATAATTTAGATAATTGATTTCTTCACTCTCATGAATCAATGTTGCTGCCAACATCCTAGATCAAGTGGATAACACTTGTTCTCAAAATATGTGTCGTTTACTTTGAGCCACTGCATTCTGGTTATATGATTGATTAATTTCATCGTACGTTACTTCTATGTTGTTTACCTTAAATAGAGCTCCTGTTGTCATTATTCAAGGTACTATTATGTCTAAGGGACAACTTATTCCTGGATGATTGATGTAATTTAGAGCATTGATATCTTCACTGCCGTGAATCAATGTCACATCCAACATCCTAGATCAAATGGATAACAATTATTCTCGGAATATGCATAGTTTGCTTTGAGCCACTGTATTCCGGTAATATGTTTAATTAATTTCATCGGGCATTACTTCTATTTTGGTTACCTTAAATATAGCTCTTGTTGTTGTTATTTGAGGTATTACTCGTGACCAAATTGAGGTGTTCCATGTCAGCTTGCATCATCGCATCGCAGACACGTGCCAACGACCGTGGCACTGATCCTGGCGCGAAGCCCCATTGTGATGTAAGATATATGTGCGTGCGTTTGGCCGTTATTATTTGGGTTGATATAATCAAAGTACCAATTTCTTACTTGATTAATTAATGCTAGTACCGACATCCGGAATCAAATGGATAACAATTATTAGTTGaatatgcatagtttacttgtgatGCATTGTATTCTGGTTATAATTGATTTCATTGCACATTATGTCTAGTTGATTACCATAAATGGAGCTCTTGTTATTGTTATTCGAGGTATTACTGGATATAAGAGACATCTGGTTCCTTGATGGTTGATATAATGCAGAGCATCGATTTCTTCTGAGTCAATGGATTAATGTTAGTGTTGACATTGTAAGTCAAATGGATACCAGTTATTTCCTTAATATGCATTGTTCACTTAGATCTTTAAAGGCAGAATTCTTGCCCTGTTAATTTAAGTTCAGCTCTTTAAACTGTGATCTTCAACATGATGTGTTACCTAAACTTTTTGAAGGATTGTAACTTGAGATAATTTTGATGTGCAACTGAATAGGTTGCTGCTTAAGTTTTCCATCCAACATTTATCCCTTTGATTGTGAACAACTTTTTTTTATTTCCTAATATAAATTAATGATGTTGTTATTAGCTTGAATTTTGAATCGTTACCCTGATTGGTTCAATTGTCTTCAACTCTTATTCTTCTCTGGTCTTTACTTTTGTGGACCAACTGTGCTCATGTTTTGTGTTAGTGAACTTGCCTTCTTTGGTTACTAAATTATTGCTTTGAGCTGCTATTTTCTTTGAACTAAACCGAGTTCCAACTGTGAATAACTGATATCATCAGCTGAAAGAATCCGTACTGTACCTGCCTTTCAGTATCTCGGGGGAGAAGTTAAATATAGAAGTCATTTTCATGTTATTCAGATAGATGGTCGTGATCTGCCACAGTTTGGTTGCTAGTTGCAGATTTGAACAAATACCTACTAAACATTGAAACAAAATATTGTAGTTCTAGTACACAGAACAGCTGATGTCAGTGTCATTTGTTTCCTTACATTTCTTGACCACCACTATGCACCTCATCTAGTGATACTCTGTGATGCTTCTTCCTCCTTTTTTTTTAACTTTTGGATATGCATATTGTAATATCTTTTGATACTTTCCCTGCTTGTTATTTTTATTTGTGTATATGGTTAGCCAAGTAGCGGATTTTGATACCATTGGCAGTTGATTTTGTGCCCACGTGTGGTTGAACACCAACAACACATGCAAAATATGTTATGAAATGTGACGTGTTTCTTTGGTTTTTAGTTTGAACCAGTAAATTCCGGTGCGGGAAATGAGCTTTTTTTTTTACTTATATACTCACTGATTGCTTTGTGTGCTTCTTAACATTACTGTATTTGCCAAGTGACGTTTGTCTGTGATAGCGTGTTTGACAGCAGAGGAATAGGTTAGTTTTAGTGTTCGGCGCCCGGTGGTTTACGTGTTGAACTTTCTTCAAAATATCTTACCGAAGTAGTACCATCTTTGGGTGAGAAATCAGCACGAAGTAAATTGATTGTGGCGTGGGTCATGTTTTTGCAGGTACCGTGGTTCGAGCTTTGAACAAAGTTTTCTTGATGCCAATTTTCGTGATTGTCATGAACATTTTTGTCAGGGATATTTCTGATTATGCATTTTGAACACACGTTTTCTGTGTTGGCGTAGTTGCTATAATCACTAGAAAACCTGGTACGGTAATCAATCTGGTACTAAGCGCAAATATATCATCTTTAATTGCTTGCTCCtctttgtatgtgtatatatgcttCCAGAGTTGTTACACTCTAGTGTGTTCGGCTAATTATTTTTTTGGAACGGAGCCATAAGATTTGCGCCATCTATTAATTAAGAAGAGAATTAATAGACAACAATTTTTGTGCGTTTTtcaaccatgagaatgagggggtcGAACATACTTACAGCAAGACAAGAATGTACACGCGACGTACTAGTGCAAAATATACCAAAACGGAAGCAACATCTACGAAAACCATCATCTAATTGACAAGGCACCCTCTAATCAGCTCACATGTGCGGCGCAGGTCACGCCGTTGCTGTGCACGCTGGCCGGGGCCCCTGACACGAGCACGCCGGCGAAGCCCCCTACCTCCACGGTGACGGAGCAGTTCATCCTGATCTCGAGATCCTTCTTGTAGATCCCCAGCACCTTCACCATGCCGCCCATCTCCGTGTACGTCGTCAGGTCGTACGCCTGGCCGAGCAGCAGGCCGGTGGCGTTGACCGCCCCCGACAGCCGGTCGCCGAGGATGTCTACCGTCACGTTCATGCGCACGCTCCCGTGGGCGCCGACGCGGCCGCCTGGCACGTACGCCACGCTGACCGTCCGCCCGCCGAGGTACACCTCCGTGGCGCTCGGCGAGAACCGGAACGACGCGATGTTGGGGTTCTCGATCGAGACGTCGGCGGTGAGCGTGGCGTTGGCGGCGACGGGGTCGGCGAGCCCCGTGCCGGGGCCGGCCCtgagggcggcgagggagacgccgTTCATGGTGAGGCGCGGGTCCTTGACCTTGAACACGGTGAGCGAGAGCGCGAGGATGAGGATGCCGACGATGACCGCGGTGGCCACGCAGCAGCCGCCGCAGCAGAGCAGGCACCGGCGCTTCCTCCGGAGGTACTGCGTGGAGCGCCACCCCGTCGCCGTCTGCGCCGCCTCGTCGACGTCGCTGGCGGCCGGGTGGGCGTGCGGGTGAGGGATGGCCAGGGGCCTCGCCGGCTCGTTCTTGTCCTcctgctccgccaccgcggccaccCTGCTCGACGAAGCGGCGGTTGCCATCGAGGGACGGGCGAGCTCCACGGCGTGCCTACTTTGTTCGGTAGAGATCGGTAGTATGAAAAGCCCACATGATTCTTGGTGAGTTGCTCATACGGTGTTGGTCTTATAAGTGGGGCTCTCGGGTCAAGCTGTCCGACGTACTCCTATGTGGAGTTCCGCCTAGTTTCATTTGTGACAGGTTTGACACGATCGACTGACTTTGATCGCAACTCACACGAGGAAAAAACATCTCTTCTCGGTACCCGGATGCACCCGAGGAGTGATAGTTAGTCATACGGTTGTCTTCGGTCTTACAAAGAATAATCGGCTCCTGTTTGAAACTTTGAATCTGGGCAAGGTTTCTAGATGCCTATTTTTCTTTGGTTGCAGAAATATATACACATCACTACTGCTGACAGACAATCGTGTTCTCGGAGGAAAAGAGAGACATTGACCCCTGACAAACcttcaagcatagttcatcatgctcatgaatcaATTTCTTCCATAATTTGAACATATAAATATCGCCTTCGAAAAACTATTAtatactacttcctccgtcccataatataagagtgtttttgcaTTACACTAGTATCAAAatcgctcttatattatgagacggagggagtagaagttatTACTGATGTTTGTCGCTCACTGCTAATTGTGCAAGGAACGCATCGATTCATCCTAACTTAGGAAAGCTAACAAATATTGAGATCAttcgaaaaataaataaataaagttgaGATCATGTTATATTTGTTGAAGTCATAAAAGCTACATGCTAGTaatacatttttttttcaaaacatatatatataaacTATATTCTCCTCCATTGACTATGGAGAGTCTATTAAGGATGTTAAGACATTCTTGCAAAGTGATATTTAAATTAAGTCTACTCTTATAATTTACTGGGCACTACTATACTTGGTACTACAAGGACTGAAGGGTTGGATCCCGCCAAAAATAAAAGGACTGAAGGGTTGGAGTGGTCACGCTCATGACCAAGGAAGAAACATCTATTCCCGGTCCCCCGCACAATCACCCCAGGGCCAGGAGCGAGCACATGGCTGTCTTCGGTCTGACAAAAAATAACTGGCTCTTTGAAACTTTGAATCCGGGCAAGGTTTCTAGATGCTCCTACTCGTCGGAGTCCTGCCATGCGCGCGACACGCCCCTATCCGATTTTCACGCGGTAGCGATACGTTGATGCATGGTGGAACTGGAATTATATGCATGGTGGAACTGGAATTATTTGTCGTACAGAAAATGGGACCATAGTTGCCGTACGTGTAGCAGTTTCATGCAAGCAACCATTGGATTTAACATCTTACCATATATCGCACCACAAAGCATCGTTATTCCATTTCTCCCATTTCTCTAGGTCCCCGTCGTACCCTCTCTCCCTCGGCACCACCGGCAAGCGCCGTCTGGGCAAAGCTCGGgccggtggtcggcggcggcggggcacttTGCGCGTGAAACTCATCTCGTGCTCCTTTTCTCCCTAAGTGGATCTTAGATCATCTCCACTCGTTCGGCCCCCCAGCGCATAGACCGGCGCCTTTTCAGGCATCCACCCGGCGATTTTTAGACCCTGGGGGTGATCAAGGCCCCAACCACGCGCCCCATATTCAAACTTGATCATTCCCGCTCCAAAAAAAGGTCATAATCCGGCGATCATCGCAATAGTTCGGCGATTCAGTGCCACAGTTTGGCGATCAAATGAGAGGATAGGCAGTAGTTCAGCGCACAAAAAAAGGAAGGACGCGAAAGGAATGCATCAAACGTCGAGGTCGCCCTCCGGCGTCGTCGGCGGCGTGCGCGGGCTGGGAGGAGTCGGCGCGGCTTCTGGACTAGTCAGCGCGGCTTCTGTGCTGCTGGGCATCGCGGAGACATCATCAGCcgggttgggcggcggcggcgttggagtCGCCGGTATCTGGTTCaagatgaggccgcgctccgccagaaaccacgccttgagcttctcgtcgccGCTCTGGAGCAATGTCAGCGCCGCCCATCAAGAAAGCCAGGTCGTTGTTCCTCTTCTTGGCGTTTTGAGCTTTGAGTTTCACGGCGACGTTGGTTCGGAGCAAGTCGAGATTGACGGTGCTATTCGTCATCAAAGTAGCCCACCTCGCCTCAGTTTTCTCTTCTCGCTGGGCGGCCCTGGTcttggcgtcggcgaggcaatgcttgATGCACTCTTGCACGTGTGTGGCAGCTGACTCGGCGTGTTTcgccttcttggcccctttgttgccgtccgggcgcccgtcggccgcgcccggcgtcggcgcgtccggcttgtatgtctccttggccttggcgagggtgcgccGGATATCCGCCCACTTCTCATAGTCGTCGATCCATTTGAAGACATGGAGGTACTTGAACTCTTGGTCGCTGTTGTCGTCGCGGTACATGGCGAACATGTGCAGCAGCTGCGCCGACGAGCGAGCATCAGTCGACGCGGGTGCGCAAATGGGCGCGCGCACGGCGAGAGGAATAGGGAGA encodes:
- the LOC119310035 gene encoding uncharacterized protein LOC119310035, yielding MATAASSSRVAAVAEQEDKNEPARPLAIPHPHAHPAASDVDEAAQTATGWRSTQYLRRKRRCLLCCGGCCVATAVIVGILILALSLTVFKVKDPRLTMNGVSLAALRAGPGTGLADPVAANATLTADVSIENPNIASFRFSPSATEVYLGGRTVSVAYVPGGRVGAHGSVRMNVTVDILGDRLSGAVNATGLLLGQAYDLTTYTEMGGMVKVLGIYKKDLEIRMNCSVTVEVGGFAGVLVSGAPASVHSNGVTCAAHVS